The nucleotide window TAAGAAGTTCATTTCCATAAGATTCTTTTATTTCGCCTTTTTTTACTAAATATTCTATAGTTTTTTCAGCTTGTTCTTTGTTATTGCACCTTCTCAGATAATCTATTGCTGTTGGAGTATGGCCTTGAAACATATCCTTGTTTTCCTCATTAGAATTTAATGATTCTCCAAATTGAATGTTT belongs to Candidatus Bathyarchaeota archaeon and includes:
- a CDS encoding DUF2095 family protein, yielding MDKKEFKKKFPALFKELEKGETNIQFGESLNSNEENKDMFQGHTPTAIDYLRRCNNKEQAEKTIEYLVKKGEIKESYGNELLKQLREKGLRSFGQKKEDDYYLRRSGISC